Proteins from one Acidobacteriota bacterium genomic window:
- the nusA gene encoding transcription termination/antitermination protein NusA produces MNNDMMDALELLARDQGVPPETILDALANALVSAYKRTPGAAEEARVTIDPENGKMTVYGQELDEDGVVIREWEDTPEDFGRIAAQTAKQVIKQRLRDAKREQVFELYEGREGDLVTGIVQQSDHRFAILDLGNAEAIMPSSERIPYERLERNNRVKAYILEVRQEGKGPQIVVSRSHPEFIRSLFELEVPELVDGDVEIKVIAREAGHRTKIAVASNDPNVDPVGACVGARGSRVRQVVNELRGEKVDIVEWRDDAPAFIAEALSPARVKEVRINEEESEAVVIVPDHQLSLAIGKEGQNARLAARLTGYRIDIRSESQDLGLDVETDDAEASDKTTETTESEAQPEAGESASGDTGASAVPDAEADESASPVEAASGEQDVGADADETTSDESNPPADGDPGTDTDEDSGTDDSVANTKENDQDDTPADA; encoded by the coding sequence ATGAATAACGACATGATGGACGCACTCGAGCTGTTGGCTCGCGACCAAGGTGTTCCGCCTGAGACGATCCTCGATGCTCTCGCAAACGCACTCGTCAGCGCTTACAAACGTACACCCGGCGCCGCCGAAGAGGCTCGGGTGACGATCGATCCCGAAAACGGCAAGATGACCGTGTACGGGCAGGAACTTGATGAGGACGGCGTTGTCATTCGCGAGTGGGAGGACACCCCGGAAGACTTTGGGCGCATTGCTGCCCAGACAGCCAAGCAGGTGATCAAGCAGCGGCTCCGCGACGCTAAACGAGAGCAGGTATTTGAGCTCTACGAGGGTCGCGAGGGTGATCTAGTCACCGGAATTGTTCAGCAGTCTGACCACCGGTTTGCGATTCTCGACCTCGGCAATGCAGAGGCAATCATGCCGTCATCCGAGCGGATCCCGTATGAGCGTCTTGAGCGCAATAACCGGGTCAAGGCATACATTCTCGAGGTTCGTCAGGAGGGCAAGGGTCCGCAGATTGTCGTGTCTCGCAGCCATCCTGAATTCATCAGGTCACTGTTCGAACTTGAGGTCCCTGAGCTGGTTGACGGTGACGTTGAAATAAAGGTTATCGCCCGCGAAGCCGGCCACCGTACGAAAATTGCGGTCGCGTCCAACGATCCCAATGTCGACCCTGTGGGAGCATGTGTTGGAGCCCGCGGATCACGCGTCCGCCAGGTTGTGAACGAACTTCGCGGTGAAAAGGTGGACATTGTCGAGTGGCGTGACGACGCTCCAGCATTCATTGCTGAGGCTTTGAGTCCCGCGCGGGTGAAAGAGGTCCGCATCAACGAAGAAGAGTCCGAGGCGGTCGTTATCGTTCCAGATCACCAACTTTCTCTCGCCATCGGGAAGGAAGGGCAGAACGCCAGACTCGCTGCCCGTCTCACTGGATACCGCATCGATATCCGGTCCGAGAGCCAAGATTTGGGACTCGACGTCGAGACCGACGATGCTGAGGCATCCGACAAAACGACCGAAACGACTGAGAGTGAAGCGCAACCGGAGGCTGGTGAATCCGCTTCCGGCGACACCGGTGCGAGCGCGGTTCCGGACGCCGAGGCGGACGAATCGGCCAGCCCAGTCGAAGCCGCCTCCGGCGAACAGGATGTCGGCGCCGACGCCGATGAGACAACGTCTGACGAGTCGAACCCACCGGCTGACGGGGATCCTGGAACCGACACTGACGAAGATTCTGGCACCGATGACTCGGTTGCCAACACCAAAGAGAATGATCAGGACGACACGCCTGCCGATGCCTAA
- the infB gene encoding translation initiation factor IF-2: MAKTRIYELARDLGRESKEVLAWAQELGLPVKTSSSGLDEEQIVVLTAALAGGGDKTPAKAVETSTADAKAPAKRAPKDDPEPAAEPKPAADTVPEPVVTPLTEVFDPVAEAVPPPVMEALAPLGGKEELADNMLLVTPGVTVTEFARMIDKRAGDVVKELMGMGEMIPGGGTIPVQALEKLGSAFGYEVLVEEVEEEEVPTGPIAHKIEYTDDPASLKPRPPVVTIMGHVDHGKTQLLDTIRHTNVIAGEAGGITQHIGAYQVDTGDSVITFLDTPGHEAFTALRARGTAVTDIVVIVIAADDSVMPQTAEAISHAQAAEVPIIIAINKMDLPAADPHSVRAALTSHNIVVEDLGGDVVAVEMSALKGDGVDSLLEMIELIAEVEEFTANPNASAIGTVIEAQLEVGRGPVATVIVQRGTLKRGDPIVAGESSGRVRAMFDDQGNQMQKAAPSTPVLVTGWNVVPVAGDMFQVVKNERVARKLADARTVEVRASELRVPTATERLEQLLEQLRTSDHAELRVIVKADAHGSLEAIRDSITKIVREDGRVNMIHGAVGGITASDVMLAEASGALIYGFNARPDTNARRGAKDQGIDIRTFSIIYELLDDIEQVLLGELAAEQVESFLGVAEVRAVFRAPRLGLVAGSYVTEGEISRNARVRLVRDGVVVYDGKIISLRRFKDDVQTVATGFECGIGLEKFRDIKEGDTIESYVVKEVART, encoded by the coding sequence GTGGCGAAAACTCGAATCTATGAGCTTGCACGAGACCTTGGGCGGGAGTCCAAAGAGGTGCTCGCGTGGGCGCAAGAACTCGGTCTGCCCGTAAAGACCTCCTCGTCCGGTCTTGATGAAGAACAGATTGTTGTGCTGACGGCTGCGCTCGCTGGCGGCGGTGACAAGACACCAGCGAAAGCGGTCGAAACATCCACCGCAGACGCGAAGGCCCCCGCCAAGCGGGCCCCGAAAGACGATCCAGAGCCGGCCGCGGAACCCAAGCCGGCCGCGGACACGGTTCCTGAACCGGTAGTTACGCCGTTGACGGAGGTGTTTGACCCCGTTGCTGAGGCCGTGCCACCTCCGGTGATGGAGGCGCTTGCTCCCCTGGGGGGGAAGGAGGAGCTCGCCGACAACATGCTTCTGGTCACTCCTGGCGTGACCGTCACAGAGTTCGCTCGAATGATCGACAAACGCGCCGGCGATGTTGTCAAAGAGTTGATGGGAATGGGGGAGATGATTCCCGGCGGCGGAACCATACCCGTGCAGGCGCTGGAGAAGCTCGGTAGTGCGTTCGGCTATGAGGTGCTCGTCGAAGAGGTCGAGGAAGAAGAGGTTCCCACCGGCCCGATTGCGCACAAGATCGAATACACGGACGACCCGGCATCGCTCAAGCCGCGGCCGCCCGTTGTCACGATCATGGGCCACGTCGATCACGGAAAGACTCAACTTCTAGACACCATCCGTCACACAAATGTCATCGCTGGAGAAGCCGGTGGAATTACGCAGCACATCGGCGCGTACCAGGTCGATACCGGTGATAGTGTGATTACGTTCCTCGACACCCCCGGCCATGAGGCCTTCACGGCGTTACGTGCGAGGGGAACTGCTGTTACCGACATTGTGGTAATCGTGATTGCGGCTGACGATTCAGTAATGCCACAAACGGCCGAAGCTATCAGCCATGCGCAGGCCGCCGAGGTGCCGATCATCATCGCCATCAACAAAATGGACCTTCCGGCTGCTGATCCCCACTCGGTCCGCGCGGCTCTAACCAGCCACAACATCGTGGTGGAAGACCTCGGTGGCGATGTTGTTGCAGTAGAGATGTCGGCACTCAAGGGAGACGGGGTCGACAGTCTGTTGGAGATGATCGAGCTCATCGCGGAGGTCGAAGAGTTCACGGCAAACCCGAACGCGTCGGCCATTGGCACTGTCATCGAGGCACAACTCGAGGTGGGCCGTGGTCCAGTCGCCACGGTCATTGTGCAGCGGGGCACGCTTAAGCGCGGAGACCCGATAGTGGCCGGGGAGTCGTCTGGTCGAGTTCGGGCGATGTTCGATGACCAAGGTAACCAGATGCAGAAGGCTGCCCCTTCGACGCCGGTGCTGGTCACCGGTTGGAACGTGGTTCCAGTGGCGGGGGACATGTTCCAGGTGGTGAAGAACGAACGCGTGGCTCGCAAGCTGGCGGACGCACGCACCGTTGAGGTCCGCGCCTCCGAGCTTCGGGTACCGACTGCGACCGAGCGCTTGGAACAGCTTCTCGAACAACTCCGTACTTCTGACCACGCCGAGCTTCGGGTCATTGTGAAAGCCGACGCCCACGGGTCGTTGGAAGCGATCCGTGACTCGATCACCAAAATCGTGCGCGAGGACGGGCGCGTCAACATGATCCATGGCGCCGTAGGAGGAATCACAGCTAGCGACGTCATGCTTGCTGAGGCCTCCGGTGCGCTCATCTACGGGTTTAACGCCCGACCTGACACCAATGCTCGGCGCGGTGCAAAAGATCAAGGTATCGACATTCGAACGTTCTCAATAATCTACGAACTGCTTGACGACATTGAGCAGGTGCTACTCGGCGAGCTCGCTGCCGAGCAAGTTGAGTCGTTCCTGGGTGTCGCAGAGGTACGGGCCGTGTTCCGTGCGCCCCGCCTCGGGCTGGTCGCGGGCAGCTATGTCACCGAGGGCGAGATCAGTCGTAACGCAAGAGTGCGTCTCGTGCGCGACGGTGTTGTTGTTTACGACGGCAAGATTATCTCGTTGCGCCGATTCAAGGACGATGTCCAGACGGTGGCGACAGGGTTTGAATGCGGCATTGGGCTTGAGAAATTCCGTGACATCAAAGAGGGCGACACCATCGAGTCCTATGTTGTCAAAGAGGTTGCTCGGACGTAA
- a CDS encoding DUF503 domain-containing protein codes for MLVAGVRAELRITGARSLKEKRHVVKSLVSALASGDGVAVAEIDHQDLWQRCTLGIAVVASSPSRLEQLISGAQRVLHNREGSELLAVDIHYLEDER; via the coding sequence TTGTTGGTCGCCGGGGTGCGTGCAGAATTGCGAATCACGGGTGCCCGGTCGCTGAAGGAGAAACGACACGTGGTCAAGTCACTGGTTTCTGCGCTTGCGTCGGGGGACGGTGTGGCCGTGGCGGAAATTGACCACCAGGATTTGTGGCAGCGCTGTACGTTGGGAATTGCCGTAGTCGCCTCGAGCCCCAGCCGCCTTGAGCAGTTGATCAGCGGTGCACAACGTGTGTTGCACAACCGCGAGGGCTCCGAGTTGCTTGCGGTAGACATTCATTATCTTGAGGATGAACGGTGA
- the rbfA gene encoding 30S ribosome-binding factor RbfA gives MSKTRSPRMRKVDALIQEIVAEAVSELTDPDLGFVTITGVDCSPDLRRATVFFSSLGSPEASKASEVALGRATRHVQQVMAKELRTKYTPVIEFQVDTSVEQAVRITRLLGTLTDQSEQESGT, from the coding sequence GTGAGCAAGACTAGATCCCCGCGGATGCGCAAGGTCGATGCGTTGATCCAAGAGATCGTCGCCGAGGCAGTGTCAGAGTTGACCGACCCCGACCTCGGATTCGTGACAATCACCGGCGTCGACTGCTCGCCGGACTTGCGGCGCGCAACGGTGTTCTTTTCGTCGCTAGGCTCGCCAGAAGCGTCGAAAGCGTCAGAGGTTGCCCTCGGTCGTGCGACGAGACATGTGCAGCAGGTCATGGCCAAAGAGCTCCGAACCAAGTACACACCCGTTATCGAGTTTCAAGTCGATACGTCGGTCGAGCAGGCGGTGCGGATAACGCGATTGCTGGGGACGCTAACCGATCAGAGTGAACAGGAGTCGGGCACATGA
- a CDS encoding DHH family phosphoesterase translates to MSASIEDSIATAAELLSAATSIAFLGHVGPDGDALGTIMGLAGAARAAGKDAVASFPVPFVLPRTLSFLDEEFLVAPDSLPPTIDLVVSCDVAAPERLANLLPYARKAPNLIVLDHHKSNTGFGDVDVIDPHAASTAQIAFRMIEKLEWELDQRSATALYTGILTDTGRFQYSMTTPDVHRIAASLLEHGVEPDAVGQAVYEQTSFGYLGVAGAVMSRAVFDEENRFVWSVLYRADLEAASIERQDAEGLIDLIRTTVGADVACLLKEVGENETKGSLRSRGATDVATLAELFGGGGHHNAAGFLARMTPAEVIAEITRHLE, encoded by the coding sequence ATGAGCGCAAGCATCGAGGATTCCATCGCCACGGCAGCCGAGCTGCTGAGTGCCGCGACCTCAATCGCCTTTCTTGGCCATGTGGGGCCCGACGGCGATGCTCTCGGCACCATCATGGGCCTCGCGGGTGCAGCTCGCGCTGCAGGAAAGGACGCCGTCGCGTCGTTTCCGGTTCCATTTGTCTTACCCCGGACTCTTTCGTTTCTGGACGAAGAGTTCCTCGTTGCCCCCGATTCACTACCTCCGACTATCGACCTTGTGGTGAGCTGCGACGTCGCGGCGCCTGAACGGCTGGCGAACCTGTTGCCGTATGCGCGTAAGGCCCCCAACCTGATCGTCCTCGATCATCATAAGTCAAATACTGGTTTCGGCGACGTCGACGTCATTGATCCACATGCTGCGAGCACCGCTCAGATCGCCTTCCGTATGATCGAGAAACTTGAGTGGGAGCTCGATCAGCGGTCCGCTACTGCCTTGTACACGGGGATACTCACAGACACGGGACGTTTCCAGTATTCGATGACGACCCCCGATGTCCATCGCATCGCGGCCTCGCTGCTCGAACACGGTGTCGAACCCGACGCGGTCGGGCAAGCCGTGTATGAACAAACCTCGTTCGGCTACCTCGGCGTGGCGGGCGCCGTCATGTCGCGCGCGGTGTTTGACGAGGAGAACAGATTCGTGTGGTCAGTGCTGTACCGAGCAGACCTTGAGGCTGCCAGCATCGAGCGCCAAGACGCGGAAGGTCTTATCGACCTGATCAGAACGACCGTCGGCGCGGATGTTGCTTGTCTTCTCAAGGAGGTAGGTGAGAACGAAACCAAGGGGAGCCTGCGGTCCCGCGGCGCCACCGACGTCGCCACGCTGGCGGAGCTGTTTGGCGGGGGTGGGCATCACAACGCCGCCGGATTCCTTGCCCGCATGACTCCTGCCGAAGTGATCGCCGAGATCACAAGACATCTGGAGTAG
- the truB gene encoding tRNA pseudouridine(55) synthase TruB yields MVDKPSGWTSHDVVAKCRGLLSTKKIGHAGTLDPMATGLLVLGVGACTKLLRFVQEAPKTYEATAVFGVATDTLDADGTVVERSPFTGTTEQIRKAAESFVGAIEQVPPMTSAIKIDGRKLYELAREGKEIDRPARSVVIHSFTVDDVHRGEQTTEVSFSVCCSKGTYVRTLADDLAHAVGSIAHLSALRRTANGSLSVDTAHTIEALEAAAEAGQIGELLLDAIDGLPDLERVTLSDVDGRRVRNGVWIERDGSDVDDRNYVSMVHNGLLVAVYEIDGAVMKPAAVLPT; encoded by the coding sequence TTGGTTGACAAGCCAAGCGGATGGACCTCGCACGACGTTGTCGCCAAGTGTCGCGGTCTCCTCAGCACGAAGAAGATAGGCCATGCCGGCACGCTGGATCCTATGGCAACCGGTCTCCTTGTTCTCGGTGTCGGTGCCTGCACCAAGCTCCTGCGGTTCGTGCAGGAAGCGCCGAAGACCTACGAGGCGACTGCAGTGTTCGGCGTTGCTACCGACACGCTCGACGCCGACGGAACAGTCGTCGAGAGATCGCCCTTTACCGGGACTACCGAGCAAATACGCAAGGCTGCCGAGAGTTTCGTCGGAGCTATTGAACAAGTTCCCCCGATGACTTCTGCAATCAAGATCGACGGTCGAAAGCTATATGAACTTGCTCGCGAGGGCAAGGAGATCGATCGTCCAGCGAGGTCGGTTGTGATCCACAGCTTCACCGTCGACGACGTCCATCGTGGCGAGCAAACGACTGAAGTGTCTTTTAGCGTCTGTTGCTCGAAAGGCACCTACGTTCGTACTCTTGCGGACGATCTCGCGCACGCCGTCGGTTCGATTGCCCATCTGTCGGCGCTACGTCGAACGGCAAACGGGTCCCTTTCGGTAGACACCGCGCACACGATCGAGGCACTCGAGGCAGCGGCCGAGGCAGGACAAATCGGTGAGCTCCTGCTGGACGCCATCGACGGTCTTCCCGATCTTGAGCGCGTAACGCTTTCAGATGTGGACGGCCGACGCGTGCGTAACGGCGTGTGGATAGAGCGAGACGGGTCCGACGTCGACGACCGGAATTATGTTTCAATGGTGCACAACGGCCTACTTGTTGCGGTATATGAGATAGATGGCGCGGTTATGAAACCAGCCGCGGTGTTACCAACGTGA
- a CDS encoding bifunctional riboflavin kinase/FAD synthetase produces the protein MRLEGGWREWVVTGRTALTIGVYDGVHRAHQAILERTASYGLRTAVLTFAVHPASVLSPGHVPTPLMSLDDRVRFLEIHGADIVAPMPFDSQAATMPPEAFVEDVVVGVFNPGAVVVGSDFRFGSHASGSVETLREFGEIHGFETAVVDDIVDDGVPIRSSVIRQRIRSGDVVGAAHLLGRPHMLSGTVVPGDGRGKQIGFPTANLADVDMLIPARGVYAVTASVDGSHYHGVANIGVRPTFGGHQETLEVHLFDTDSDLYGATMRVWFREYLRGEEKFSGVEALVTQIRVDCDAARAALSHGADQ, from the coding sequence GTGAGGCTGGAAGGCGGTTGGCGAGAGTGGGTCGTTACCGGACGGACGGCGCTGACGATCGGCGTGTACGACGGTGTCCATCGTGCCCACCAGGCAATCCTCGAACGCACGGCGTCTTACGGCCTAAGGACGGCGGTGTTGACCTTTGCGGTCCACCCCGCATCGGTTCTCTCTCCGGGCCACGTACCAACGCCGCTGATGAGTCTCGACGATCGGGTACGTTTCCTTGAAATCCACGGCGCCGACATCGTCGCCCCGATGCCGTTCGACTCACAGGCCGCAACAATGCCTCCCGAGGCGTTTGTCGAGGATGTAGTTGTCGGTGTTTTCAACCCTGGGGCGGTAGTTGTCGGGTCAGACTTTCGGTTCGGTTCGCACGCTTCAGGGTCAGTCGAAACGCTTCGCGAATTTGGTGAAATCCATGGGTTCGAGACTGCGGTGGTCGACGATATCGTCGATGACGGTGTGCCGATCAGGTCGTCGGTCATTCGTCAGCGAATTCGGTCTGGCGACGTTGTCGGCGCAGCACATCTTCTCGGCCGGCCGCATATGTTGTCAGGGACCGTTGTCCCCGGAGACGGGCGCGGTAAGCAGATTGGGTTTCCTACCGCCAACCTGGCGGATGTCGACATGTTGATCCCGGCTCGTGGTGTGTACGCGGTGACCGCCTCCGTTGACGGGTCGCACTACCACGGCGTCGCCAACATCGGCGTCCGTCCTACCTTCGGCGGCCACCAGGAGACTCTCGAGGTGCATTTGTTCGATACTGACAGCGACCTGTATGGCGCAACGATGCGGGTGTGGTTCCGCGAGTATTTACGCGGCGAGGAGAAGTTCTCAGGCGTCGAGGCGTTAGTTACCCAGATCAGGGTCGATTGTGATGCCGCTCGGGCTGCTCTCAGCCACGGTGCCGATCAGTAG
- a CDS encoding rhodanese-like domain-containing protein: MRQVTPHEAHTLMTESGALLLDVREQDEWDEARIPGSVHKPMSTFQDWYDTLPGDRTIVVHCHSGGRSAQVVAALLKHTDLSDVANLDGGIADWEESNLPIDTESTT; this comes from the coding sequence ATGCGACAAGTCACACCCCACGAAGCGCACACTCTCATGACCGAGTCTGGGGCGTTGTTGCTCGACGTGAGAGAGCAAGACGAGTGGGACGAGGCACGCATTCCCGGATCGGTCCATAAACCAATGTCCACATTCCAAGACTGGTACGACACCCTGCCGGGCGACCGCACGATCGTGGTGCATTGCCATTCGGGTGGCCGCTCGGCGCAAGTGGTTGCTGCGTTGTTGAAACACACAGACCTCAGCGACGTTGCAAACCTCGACGGCGGTATTGCTGACTGGGAAGAAAGCAACCTCCCGATCGACACCGAATCCACGACGTAA
- a CDS encoding RidA family protein has translation MKTRVQSGSPYESTYGFCRAVRTGNRIDVAGTAPIPPKRERVAEDAHAQMLRCGEIIAAAIEELGGSMRDVVRTRMFITDAADADEVGRAHGELFSDSPPVATMVVVHALLDPAWKVEVEAEAIIEP, from the coding sequence ATGAAAACACGAGTGCAGTCAGGTTCACCGTACGAAAGCACCTATGGGTTCTGTCGGGCCGTGCGTACCGGTAACCGGATCGACGTGGCCGGTACGGCGCCGATTCCACCGAAGCGGGAACGGGTTGCTGAGGACGCACATGCACAAATGTTGCGGTGCGGTGAGATCATTGCCGCTGCCATCGAGGAACTCGGCGGTTCGATGCGTGATGTTGTCCGCACCCGGATGTTCATTACCGACGCCGCGGACGCCGATGAGGTTGGCCGCGCCCATGGTGAGTTGTTTAGTGATTCGCCGCCGGTGGCGACGATGGTGGTCGTGCACGCCCTCCTTGACCCCGCCTGGAAGGTCGAAGTCGAGGCCGAAGCGATCATCGAACCCTAG
- the rpsO gene encoding 30S ribosomal protein S15, which produces MKDTKTIVEEYGTHDTDTGSPEVQVALLTERIAHLTDHLRVHKKDQHSRRGLIMMVGKRRRLLAYLRGQDVERYRSVIAKLGLRR; this is translated from the coding sequence GTGAAAGACACGAAGACGATCGTTGAAGAGTACGGTACGCATGACACCGATACTGGTTCGCCAGAGGTGCAAGTTGCTTTGTTGACCGAGCGTATCGCACATCTCACCGATCACCTTAGGGTCCACAAGAAGGACCAACACAGTCGTCGTGGCCTTATCATGATGGTTGGCAAGCGGCGTCGTCTGCTCGCCTATCTGCGTGGGCAAGATGTCGAGCGATACCGCTCGGTTATTGCCAAGCTTGGTTTGCGGCGATAG